From Bacillus sp. FSL K6-3431, the proteins below share one genomic window:
- a CDS encoding LCP family glycopolymer transferase, translating into MRIEIRNKKKKKFRRVLLSILFIFILGIGVYGISIYRSFSSALDTMHQPVEKSEKRENDISIQKQDPFSVLLLGVDERANDIGRPDTIIVMTVNPKEETVKMLSVPRDTRTEIVGNGTTEKMNHAYTRGGINMTIATVEHFLDIPIDYYIKVNLDGFKNIIDALNGVTIINDMDLSYKKYNFPKGEIKLNGKEALVFSRIRYEDPRGDFGRQIRQKQIIQAILNEGSSISSLLKYDGVFNALGENIKTNLTFKEMVGIQQQYKGLEKNIEQFQFQNGDGGYIGKYWYYFPDEEELSEFQIMLKKHLLLM; encoded by the coding sequence ATGAGAATAGAAATAAGGAATAAAAAGAAGAAGAAGTTTCGACGTGTTCTACTTAGCATTTTATTTATATTCATATTAGGGATAGGGGTTTATGGAATTAGTATATACCGATCCTTTTCTTCAGCTTTAGACACGATGCATCAGCCAGTTGAAAAGTCAGAGAAAAGAGAAAATGATATTTCAATACAAAAGCAGGACCCTTTTTCTGTGTTGTTATTAGGGGTAGATGAAAGGGCGAACGACATTGGAAGACCTGATACAATTATCGTCATGACGGTTAATCCAAAAGAAGAAACGGTTAAAATGTTAAGCGTTCCACGAGATACGAGAACGGAGATTGTCGGGAACGGAACAACGGAAAAAATGAATCATGCCTATACTCGTGGCGGAATAAATATGACCATTGCTACGGTTGAACATTTTTTAGATATACCGATTGATTATTATATTAAAGTAAATCTGGATGGATTTAAAAATATAATTGATGCTCTCAATGGGGTTACAATCATAAATGATATGGATTTATCTTACAAAAAATACAACTTCCCAAAAGGAGAAATTAAATTGAACGGGAAGGAAGCACTTGTTTTCTCGCGAATTAGGTATGAAGATCCTCGTGGTGACTTTGGACGACAAATTAGACAGAAGCAAATAATCCAGGCAATTCTCAATGAAGGTTCTAGTATATCTTCACTATTGAAGTATGATGGTGTATTTAACGCTTTAGGAGAAAACATAAAGACGAACCTAACATTTAAAGAAATGGTTGGCATTCAACAGCAATATAAAGGTTTAGAAAAAAATATCGAACAGTTTCAATTTCAGAACGGTGACGGAGGATATATCGGCAAGTATTGGTATTACTTTCCTGACGAAGAGGAGTTAAGTGAATTTCAAATAATGTTAAAAAAGCATCTTTTATTAATGTAG
- a CDS encoding sigma-70 family RNA polymerase sigma factor, producing MKEDQIKEWIEGILVGDKESFQSLYKATCEDVYRTVGFLIIDKQDIDDVVNEVYIAMWKSISKYDTNRSFRFWLHGLIVRQTQDWRRKAWRRFRILERKKAFRQESSYIDEERILHKEMQSELMQYVVALSNKHREIIILRYYHDYSLDAISILLNIPIGTVKSRLHTALKKLRNKLEHAKIIEVGEINGC from the coding sequence ATGAAAGAAGACCAAATAAAGGAATGGATTGAAGGGATTCTTGTTGGTGATAAGGAATCTTTTCAATCTTTATATAAAGCTACCTGTGAAGACGTTTACCGAACAGTAGGTTTTCTAATTATTGATAAACAAGATATAGACGATGTTGTAAACGAAGTGTACATCGCAATGTGGAAATCAATCAGTAAATATGACACCAATAGATCCTTTCGTTTTTGGTTGCATGGTCTCATTGTCCGCCAAACACAAGATTGGCGACGTAAAGCATGGCGGCGCTTCCGGATCTTGGAACGTAAAAAGGCATTTAGACAAGAATCATCCTACATAGATGAGGAAAGGATTTTACATAAAGAGATGCAAAGTGAATTAATGCAATATGTAGTTGCGCTTTCCAATAAACATCGAGAGATTATCATTTTGAGATACTACCATGATTATAGTTTAGATGCCATTTCTATTCTTCTAAATATTCCTATTGGTACTGTGAAATCACGATTACATACAGCTTTAAAAAAGCTGCGAAATAAACTAGAGCATGCAAAAATCATAGAAGTTGGTGAAATAAATGGATGTTGA
- a CDS encoding DoxX family protein — MVIVTYVLQGILAFMFLMAGFGKVTGSKMHLEAFKHWRLPQWFRIVTGIVELMGAILLIVGYWASTSALAGSLLLAITGIGGILTHIRVKDSFKDTAMILFLAILSFVVFYLYLT; from the coding sequence ATGGTAATAGTAACTTATGTGTTACAAGGAATACTTGCCTTCATGTTTTTGATGGCGGGATTCGGGAAAGTAACGGGTTCTAAAATGCACCTGGAAGCATTTAAGCATTGGAGATTACCACAATGGTTCAGAATTGTAACAGGGATTGTAGAATTAATGGGGGCGATACTTTTAATTGTTGGATATTGGGCTTCAACTTCGGCATTGGCAGGGTCACTTTTACTTGCAATTACAGGTATAGGTGGCATTCTTACACATATTCGTGTGAAGGATTCCTTTAAGGACACGGCTATGATTCTATTCTTAGCCATTCTATCGTTTGTTGTATTTTATCTTTATTTAACGTAA
- a CDS encoding LLM class flavin-dependent oxidoreductase: protein MKLFELGVYSLGERIPDANGYSRTAQSRVEEIIQMAKMADEAGLDIFGVGEHHRLDFVTSSYSMLLAAIARETENIKLTSTLSVISTADPVRVYEDFATLDLLSNGRTEIILGRGAFLESFSLFGASLNDYNELFEEKLKLFLKLQEQEVVSWHGNFRPPLQNAQIAPRPVQNKIPLWIGVGGTPASAVRAGRLGINMALGLLGGRPENVKPLTELYWQAASEAGHDLSKLRVSVTGHSYIAETGEQAVVEFLPHYNQYTNYFSKDRGLSHFYTTADQLMPQRAAGQILAVGSAEELAEKILYHHELFGHSRFMGQFDMGGQPLAKVEKAIDLLANKVAPIVRRALSK from the coding sequence ATGAAACTATTTGAATTGGGAGTTTATTCATTAGGTGAACGAATACCTGATGCCAATGGGTATAGTCGAACTGCTCAATCCAGAGTAGAAGAGATTATCCAAATGGCAAAAATGGCAGATGAAGCAGGACTTGATATATTTGGTGTTGGCGAACATCACCGTCTGGATTTTGTCACATCTTCTTACTCCATGCTACTTGCAGCGATTGCACGGGAGACGGAAAATATTAAACTAACCAGCACGCTATCCGTTATTAGCACAGCTGATCCAGTTCGTGTTTACGAAGATTTTGCAACGCTTGATTTATTATCGAACGGACGCACTGAAATTATTTTAGGTCGTGGGGCATTTTTAGAATCATTCTCTCTCTTTGGAGCAAGTTTAAATGATTACAATGAATTGTTTGAAGAGAAGCTGAAGCTATTTTTGAAATTGCAGGAGCAGGAAGTCGTAAGTTGGCATGGGAATTTCCGTCCTCCTCTTCAAAATGCTCAGATTGCACCTAGACCTGTACAGAATAAAATTCCACTTTGGATTGGTGTTGGAGGTACTCCTGCAAGTGCAGTTCGTGCTGGCAGACTTGGGATCAATATGGCACTCGGCTTGTTGGGTGGTCGTCCAGAAAATGTCAAACCACTAACAGAATTATACTGGCAAGCCGCAAGTGAAGCAGGTCATGATTTATCCAAGTTAAGGGTTTCGGTGACGGGGCATTCTTATATAGCCGAAACAGGTGAGCAGGCGGTTGTTGAATTTCTTCCACACTATAATCAATACACTAATTACTTTTCAAAAGATCGTGGTCTTTCACACTTCTATACAACAGCAGACCAGTTGATGCCTCAGCGAGCGGCAGGACAAATATTAGCTGTCGGGAGTGCAGAGGAACTGGCTGAGAAAATCTTGTATCACCATGAACTATTCGGACATTCACGCTTTATGGGACAATTCGATATGGGTGGTCAGCCATTAGCCAAAGTAGAAAAAGCCATAGATTTACTGGCAAATAAAGTAGCACCAATCGTACGCAGAGCTTTATCTAAATAA
- a CDS encoding Arm DNA-binding domain-containing protein: MASYKKYQSKSGIHWLVQVSLGKDPMSGKYKSTTRRGFKTKKEAEAAARGILTQHFRLRLII; encoded by the coding sequence TTGGCTTCATACAAAAAGTATCAATCAAAATCAGGCATACATTGGCTTGTACAAGTTAGTTTAGGAAAAGATCCAATGAGTGGAAAATATAAGAGTACTACTCGAAGGGGCTTCAAAACAAAGAAAGAGGCGGAAGCAGCCGCAAGAGGAATTCTCACGCAACATTTTCGTCTAAGATTAATCATTTAG
- a CDS encoding NAD(P)H-binding protein, protein MRITIFGANGQIGQLLVSHALQAGYDVKAYTRRPNALSIEHE, encoded by the coding sequence ATGAGAATAACGATTTTTGGAGCAAATGGTCAAATTGGTCAGCTTCTTGTGAGTCATGCACTTCAAGCTGGATATGATGTTAAAGCCTATACGAGAAGACCTAATGCTTTAAGTATAGAACACGAATAA
- a CDS encoding AAA family ATPase encodes MPKIIFVSGVAGTGKSTVSSYIHKYIPAVYLDKDTVGGKFSEQFLKATGHDPSDRDSKYYKEHCRDLEYDVTMDVAMENAQHGLDSILIGPFTKEIETKDWLDKKLAEFELSRDEVTVKIIFVTLTDTQLQKERIIKRGAMDRDKWKLENWDGYEKSLAKLPNVAWGIPEKDVMVFDNSGELTEVKVKQIVTFLEQ; translated from the coding sequence ATGCCAAAAATTATCTTTGTTAGTGGAGTTGCCGGAACAGGCAAAAGCACTGTTTCAAGTTACATACATAAGTATATTCCTGCTGTTTATCTAGATAAAGATACGGTTGGAGGAAAATTTAGTGAGCAATTTTTAAAAGCAACAGGGCATGACCCGAGTGACAGAGACTCTAAATATTACAAGGAGCATTGCCGCGACCTGGAGTATGATGTGACGATGGATGTAGCAATGGAAAATGCTCAGCATGGGCTAGACTCCATTTTGATTGGTCCTTTCACGAAAGAAATTGAAACGAAAGATTGGCTGGATAAGAAATTGGCAGAGTTTGAGCTTTCAAGAGACGAAGTTACAGTTAAAATTATATTTGTAACCTTAACAGATACTCAGTTACAAAAAGAACGCATTATCAAACGCGGTGCTATGGACCGGGACAAATGGAAACTTGAGAATTGGGACGGGTATGAAAAAAGCTTAGCTAAGCTTCCAAACGTTGCCTGGGGTATACCAGAAAAAGACGTGATGGTATTTGATAACTCAGGTGAATTAACCGAAGTTAAAGTTAAGCAAATTGTTACTTTCCTCGAACAATAA
- a CDS encoding TetR/AcrR family transcriptional regulator: MEKQIDPRILRTRKLIMDAFIELSMKRDFKDITIKDITTAATVNRATFYSHFMDKYDLLEKVLSESVMREIIQEVSTHEVINEETIKAIFLSIIKFLTSISNQCQRSYEAFTPKIETIFKEELQAFFSEWAQKQWSSQNKMEIEAFAVMLSWALYGAAVHWMQNQTAHPEDYVKQLLPLIKNRININKENVNLI; the protein is encoded by the coding sequence ATGGAAAAGCAAATTGACCCACGTATACTTCGCACCCGTAAGCTCATTATGGATGCATTTATCGAGTTATCAATGAAAAGGGATTTTAAAGACATCACCATTAAAGATATTACGACTGCCGCAACGGTTAATCGTGCAACCTTTTATTCTCATTTCATGGACAAATATGACTTACTTGAAAAGGTGTTAAGTGAAAGTGTAATGAGGGAAATCATACAAGAGGTAAGTACACATGAGGTAATTAACGAAGAGACCATTAAAGCTATTTTCTTATCAATCATTAAGTTCCTAACTTCAATCAGCAACCAATGTCAGCGAAGTTACGAGGCATTTACACCTAAAATAGAAACGATTTTTAAAGAGGAACTTCAAGCCTTTTTTTCAGAATGGGCACAAAAGCAATGGTCCAGCCAAAACAAAATGGAAATAGAGGCTTTTGCGGTGATGCTTAGCTGGGCACTTTATGGAGCTGCGGTGCATTGGATGCAAAATCAAACGGCACATCCAGAAGATTACGTAAAGCAATTATTGCCTTTGATAAAAAATAGAATAAATATTAATAAAGAAAATGTTAATTTAATATAG